A genomic stretch from Candidatus Schekmanbacteria bacterium includes:
- a CDS encoding acetyltransferase gives MENILIIGASGHAKVIIDIVERENRFRIAGLIENTFKKPGLKCCGHEIIGTEERIPVIMKELKVSGGIVAIGDNWNRANVAKAIMKVAPGFRFVSAVHPSAQIARDVTIGDGTVIMAGTVINTATKIGRFCIINTNASVDHDCIMEDYSSIAPGAAIGGTVTIGAFSAISIGANIVHKVKIGEHTVVGAGATVLKDIPPYAVTYGSPAKVIRGRKAGDNYL, from the coding sequence ATGGAAAATATCTTAATTATAGGCGCATCGGGACATGCCAAAGTCATAATAGACATAGTGGAGAGGGAAAATCGTTTCAGGATAGCTGGTCTGATTGAAAATACATTTAAAAAGCCTGGTTTAAAATGCTGCGGACACGAAATTATCGGTACCGAAGAAAGAATCCCTGTCATAATGAAAGAACTTAAAGTTTCTGGAGGAATAGTCGCAATTGGTGATAATTGGAACAGAGCCAATGTGGCTAAGGCAATAATGAAAGTAGCCCCTGGTTTCAGATTTGTATCTGCTGTCCATCCATCAGCACAGATTGCACGAGATGTGACTATTGGAGATGGAACTGTTATTATGGCTGGGACCGTTATAAATACCGCGACTAAAATAGGCAGGTTTTGTATAATAAACACAAATGCGTCTGTTGATCATGATTGCATTATGGAGGATTATTCCAGTATTGCGCCCGGAGCTGCTATAGGAGGTACGGTTACGATCGGTGCTTTTTCGGCAATTTCCATCGGGGCAAATATTGTTCATAAGGTAAAAATAGGGGAGCACACTGTTGTAGGTGCAGGCGCAACTGTTTTAAAGGATATCCCTCCTTATGCAGTGACCTACGGCTCGCCGGCTAAGGTAATAAGAGGGAGAAAAGCAGGAGATAATTATTTATGA
- a CDS encoding DegT/DnrJ/EryC1/StrS family aminotransferase, with the protein MLGGTPAFSNPVFISRPMIPDKDELFSELEKILSSRWLTNNGKYLQDFETELTKFLEVDYCSVFCNGTIALQLAIQALRIAGEAITTPFTFPATIHSLYWNNTKPVFCDIDPLTYNIDVAKIESLITPNTTAIVPVHVFGNPCDVEKLDQIAKNYGISVIYDAAHAFGVKYNGKAIGKYGNASMFSFHATKSFNTLEGGAVTSSDASFNHRISYYKNFGIMDEEHVIGPGINGKMNEFQAAFGLLNLKKIKNENEKRKRLTKVYEDSLRNIDGLGFQLFDPAVERNYQYFTIRIDHTKFGISRDELHTALRQENIVTRKYFFPLCSNYSCYHALPSASRDNLPEANGLAESILSVPLYGDLSDDDVMKITECIKSCQHHSKDIKGKVKQVEK; encoded by the coding sequence ATGTTGGGAGGTACACCGGCTTTCAGCAATCCTGTATTTATAAGCAGACCAATGATCCCTGACAAAGATGAACTTTTTTCGGAACTTGAAAAGATACTATCTTCGAGATGGCTTACAAACAACGGAAAATATCTTCAGGACTTTGAAACGGAACTTACGAAATTCCTTGAAGTCGATTATTGCAGTGTTTTCTGCAATGGAACGATTGCCCTTCAATTGGCGATACAGGCTTTAAGGATTGCGGGAGAGGCAATCACTACGCCCTTTACTTTCCCTGCCACCATACATTCACTTTACTGGAACAACACGAAGCCTGTATTCTGTGATATCGATCCGCTTACTTACAATATAGATGTTGCTAAGATAGAGTCATTGATTACTCCAAACACGACTGCCATAGTTCCTGTGCATGTCTTTGGCAATCCCTGTGATGTTGAGAAACTGGATCAGATCGCAAAGAATTACGGTATTAGCGTCATCTATGATGCGGCACACGCATTTGGAGTGAAATATAACGGCAAGGCTATAGGTAAGTACGGCAATGCTTCAATGTTCAGTTTCCATGCAACAAAATCGTTCAATACTCTTGAAGGCGGAGCTGTCACATCCTCTGATGCCTCCTTTAATCACAGAATTTCATATTATAAAAATTTTGGGATTATGGATGAAGAGCATGTTATAGGTCCGGGAATAAACGGTAAGATGAATGAGTTCCAGGCGGCCTTCGGTCTTTTAAATCTCAAAAAGATAAAAAATGAGAATGAGAAAAGAAAGAGACTTACAAAAGTTTATGAGGATTCGCTCAGGAATATTGATGGTCTGGGTTTTCAGCTCTTTGATCCCGCTGTTGAAAGAAACTACCAGTATTTTACCATAAGGATAGACCATACAAAATTCGGGATTTCACGGGATGAACTTCACACGGCATTAAGGCAGGAGAATATAGTTACAAGAAAATATTTTTTTCCTCTTTGCAGCAACTATTCCTGCTATCACGCTCTCCCATCGGCTTCAAGGGATAACCTTCCGGAGGCTAACGGACTTGCTGAGAGTATTTTATCTGTTCCTTTGTACGGTGATTTAAGTGATGATGATGTCATGAAAATAACTGAGTGCATCAAGTCGTGTCAGCATCACTCAAAGGATATAAAGGGAAAGGTTAAACAGGTAGAAAAATAA
- a CDS encoding FAD-dependent oxidoreductase — MGKMNCVIVGAGPAGLSAAWKLSKLGHNVTVIEKGSETGGNSRTIWDNGFGFDLGPHNFHTPYLDILEYLKIIIGNTFLQHQIKSSIYFRNKWVPYPLTGFKVFTSIPIHVAIACFFDFLISRFRKHLSLHKEVRSFEDWVVQNFGRKLFNIYFKPYASKVWGIDMDELSKDVGEKRVPALSLWKLALQVFGIVKSNHPEDPSTLNHYYPAHGIGTVCDQFRKEIEEQGGVILLNSKIEKINVNGDRVSDVIVTGSATEIPCDLFFWTGPIYELTRLFKGSVDDSLIEISKNLKYRAEHLLFIKINKKKVLPNPWVYFSSPDVPFTRMYETGIFSSKMVPEGKTGLCLEFTCWKGDDLWNASSEKLLQLALPHLEGSGLLEAQDIIGHFSERVEHAYPVYSVDYEKNISAIFNKMQDFKNVLSFGRLGMFSYANVDEAIRMGFKAADLAALNLLDRGYSYLGVYQDYVLY; from the coding sequence ATGGGGAAGATGAATTGCGTTATAGTCGGAGCCGGTCCGGCGGGTTTGAGTGCTGCATGGAAGCTTTCAAAGCTCGGACATAATGTTACTGTCATAGAAAAGGGTTCTGAAACAGGCGGGAATTCCCGCACTATATGGGATAACGGTTTCGGATTTGATCTTGGTCCGCACAATTTCCATACTCCTTATCTCGATATTCTTGAATACCTGAAAATAATTATTGGCAATACCTTTCTCCAGCACCAGATAAAGTCTTCGATATATTTCCGCAATAAGTGGGTTCCGTATCCATTGACTGGTTTCAAGGTATTTACATCAATACCTATTCATGTAGCGATTGCATGCTTCTTTGATTTTCTTATATCGAGGTTCAGAAAACATTTGTCACTCCATAAGGAAGTGAGATCCTTTGAAGACTGGGTTGTTCAGAATTTCGGAAGAAAACTTTTCAATATATATTTCAAACCCTATGCAAGCAAAGTATGGGGAATTGATATGGATGAGCTTTCAAAGGATGTCGGAGAAAAGAGGGTGCCTGCCCTTAGTCTTTGGAAACTTGCACTTCAGGTTTTTGGCATTGTAAAAAGCAATCATCCGGAAGATCCTTCCACTCTGAATCATTATTATCCGGCACATGGGATAGGAACGGTCTGCGACCAGTTCAGGAAAGAGATAGAAGAGCAGGGGGGAGTGATTTTATTAAATAGTAAGATTGAAAAAATAAATGTAAATGGCGACAGGGTATCTGATGTAATTGTTACAGGCTCCGCAACTGAGATTCCATGCGACCTTTTCTTCTGGACAGGTCCGATATATGAATTGACAAGGCTTTTTAAGGGGTCAGTTGACGACAGCTTAATCGAAATTTCAAAAAACCTTAAATATAGGGCTGAGCATCTGCTTTTCATTAAGATAAACAAGAAGAAGGTACTCCCAAATCCGTGGGTGTATTTTTCTTCCCCGGATGTACCATTTACGAGAATGTATGAGACAGGAATCTTTTCATCGAAGATGGTTCCTGAAGGAAAGACCGGATTGTGCCTCGAGTTTACATGCTGGAAGGGGGATGATTTGTGGAATGCCAGCTCTGAGAAACTTCTTCAATTGGCTCTTCCACATCTGGAAGGCTCCGGGTTACTTGAGGCTCAAGATATAATCGGTCATTTCTCTGAACGTGTAGAACATGCTTATCCGGTTTATTCAGTTGATTATGAAAAGAATATTTCTGCCATTTTCAATAAAATGCAGGATTTCAAGAATGTTCTTTCTTTTGGCCGCCTCGGCATGTTTTCATATGCCAATGTCGATGAAGCAATAAGAATGGGGTTCAAGGCTGCTGACCTTGCAGCGCTTAATCTCCTTGACCGCGGTTATTCATATCTCGGTGTATATCAGGACTACGTACTCTATTAG
- a CDS encoding FAD-dependent monooxygenase has product MAKKSYEIIIAGAGPAGISTALFLEKIAPGISGEVLILEKEIFPREKPCAGAITYPGLNILDELNLPAGNSFKSVSSVLFTYGNLKIKFPQKNPSIVVNRSQFDSWLAGEAVSRGFKINFGEKFCIAEKKNGRFFVKSDKDEYACSVLVGADGAKSSVRRTFLKNGNNLSPLLISKCRTEGNSHDDINSLIIDFTCLHYGTAGYIWNFPSNENGKRHTGIFIWMGKQAKEVTARSILKDYHQRMGLLPDEEIYSGYVEKLYDPASALSAENIILTGEAAGIDALMGEGISESLQYGRFTAEEIIRAIRKKDFSFKDYSVRFKKSSLSKELSECFKYSEYFYDGNFRFWLSLLYNSERFRKFLFNDFSGYGNLSRHTLSLASIVAEHKLRGKKDLSESGL; this is encoded by the coding sequence ATGGCAAAAAAGTCGTATGAAATAATCATAGCCGGCGCAGGACCGGCAGGTATATCGACAGCGCTTTTTCTTGAGAAGATAGCTCCGGGTATATCGGGCGAAGTGCTCATTCTCGAAAAAGAGATATTCCCAAGGGAAAAGCCCTGTGCCGGAGCAATAACATATCCGGGGCTTAATATCTTAGACGAGCTTAATCTGCCGGCAGGCAACAGCTTTAAAAGTGTAAGTTCAGTATTATTCACATATGGTAATCTTAAGATTAAATTCCCACAGAAGAATCCATCCATTGTCGTAAATCGCTCACAGTTCGATTCATGGTTAGCAGGAGAGGCTGTAAGTAGAGGTTTCAAGATAAATTTTGGAGAAAAGTTCTGCATTGCAGAAAAGAAGAATGGGAGATTCTTCGTTAAATCTGATAAGGATGAGTATGCCTGCTCAGTCCTTGTTGGAGCTGACGGGGCAAAAAGTTCCGTGCGTAGAACCTTTTTAAAAAATGGCAATAATCTTTCTCCGCTCCTTATTTCAAAATGCAGGACAGAGGGGAATAGTCATGATGATATTAATTCTTTGATTATTGATTTTACCTGTCTTCATTATGGGACAGCAGGCTACATCTGGAATTTTCCGTCAAATGAAAATGGAAAAAGGCATACAGGGATTTTTATATGGATGGGAAAGCAGGCAAAGGAAGTGACTGCAAGGTCAATTTTAAAAGATTATCACCAGAGGATGGGATTGCTCCCAGATGAAGAAATATATTCAGGATATGTGGAAAAATTGTATGACCCTGCCTCAGCGCTATCAGCAGAAAATATAATATTGACCGGTGAAGCTGCAGGGATAGATGCTCTCATGGGAGAAGGGATTTCCGAAAGCCTCCAGTACGGCCGTTTTACAGCAGAAGAAATCATAAGGGCCATTAGGAAGAAAGACTTCTCATTTAAAGATTATTCAGTGCGATTTAAGAAATCATCACTCTCAAAGGAGCTTTCAGAATGTTTCAAATACTCGGAATATTTCTATGACGGGAACTTCAGGTTTTGGCTTAGTCTTCTTTACAACAGTGAACGGTTCAGGAAATTCCTTTTTAATGATTTTTCAGGCTATGGGAACCTGAGCCGACATACATTGAGTCTTGCATCTATAGTTGCCGAGCACAAACTCAGAGGAAAGAAGGATCTTTCTGAAAGCGGGCTGTAA
- a CDS encoding ABC transporter permease → MKWHRIWALLYKYWCLSYRSLDRIFDIFYWPVVGLLIWGFTSSYIKNFPNAGMVVNFFMGGAILFTFFWRAQTDIGTFILEDFWSRNLYNIFSTPLKPIELLVSISLIGIIRSIISFALLAFLASLIYSFDILNIGIYAILLFASNLMFFGWVVGIFVSALIFIFGLRIQVFAWSLGFLIEPFSCVYYPLDSLPQWMQIISKCLPTTYIFEGMRYAYLNNSLSMELLFKSYGITIILLFTSYYFFIYSLNQAKKIGVLVREE, encoded by the coding sequence ATGAAGTGGCACAGGATATGGGCACTGCTTTATAAATACTGGTGTCTCTCATACAGGAGTCTTGACAGGATATTCGACATCTTCTACTGGCCTGTAGTCGGTCTTCTCATATGGGGATTCACAAGCAGCTATATAAAGAATTTCCCTAATGCTGGAATGGTTGTTAACTTTTTCATGGGAGGCGCGATTCTCTTCACATTCTTCTGGAGAGCGCAGACCGATATAGGGACTTTCATCCTGGAAGACTTCTGGAGCAGGAACCTTTACAATATCTTTTCAACTCCGTTAAAACCTATTGAGCTTTTAGTATCCATATCATTGATTGGCATAATAAGGTCTATCATAAGTTTCGCGCTCCTCGCTTTCCTTGCATCACTCATATACTCCTTTGACATACTTAACATAGGTATCTATGCGATACTCCTCTTTGCATCTAATCTGATGTTCTTCGGATGGGTAGTCGGGATATTTGTCTCTGCCCTTATCTTCATATTCGGGCTTAGGATACAGGTCTTTGCATGGAGCCTCGGATTCCTGATCGAACCATTCAGCTGCGTATATTACCCGTTAGACAGCCTGCCGCAGTGGATGCAGATAATCTCAAAGTGTCTTCCCACGACATACATATTCGAAGGTATGCGCTATGCCTATCTTAACAATTCCCTTTCGATGGAACTCCTTTTCAAGTCTTACGGGATTACCATTATTCTCCTCTTTACATCATATTACTTCTTTATATATTCTCTCAATCAGGCTAAGAAAATAGGTGTTCTTGTGCGCGAAGAATGA
- a CDS encoding ABC transporter ATP-binding protein → MTDKIITINNLKKRYGGDEALKGISFDVRRGEIFGLLGPNGAGKSTTINILLGLINFDSGKISILGREFPKEREYISQRMNIVAARTSLTGILTVMENLKIYAKIYNVRNHDKKIAELLEIFEISDLKNKKLQTLSAGQHTRVTLCKGLINDPEVLLLDECTMGLDPDIAEKTRRVIKFIQQEKNTTMIFTSHNMAEVEELCHRIAFVNKGEIIKTGTADELKKIIRRQTITIRAADAQHIGKVFEINGIETAEYNGETISIEIENSDGSMQMILDLLARNGIKVKDITSRGASLEDIFIKISRGEI, encoded by the coding sequence ATGACTGATAAAATAATAACTATAAATAATCTTAAGAAACGCTACGGCGGTGATGAGGCGCTGAAAGGGATATCATTTGATGTTCGGAGGGGGGAGATATTCGGCCTTCTCGGTCCCAACGGCGCCGGCAAATCAACAACTATAAACATCCTCCTCGGGCTGATTAATTTTGACAGCGGAAAGATAAGCATCCTTGGACGCGAGTTCCCGAAAGAGCGCGAATACATAAGCCAGAGGATGAACATAGTGGCAGCCCGCACTTCACTTACAGGGATACTCACTGTCATGGAAAATCTCAAAATCTATGCAAAGATTTACAATGTAAGAAACCATGACAAAAAAATCGCTGAACTTCTCGAGATATTCGAGATATCCGACCTCAAAAATAAAAAGCTCCAGACACTGAGCGCCGGGCAGCACACACGGGTGACACTGTGCAAAGGGCTTATAAATGACCCAGAGGTTCTTCTTCTTGATGAGTGCACCATGGGCCTTGACCCTGACATTGCAGAGAAGACGCGCAGAGTCATAAAATTCATCCAGCAAGAGAAAAACACTACAATGATTTTCACATCCCACAACATGGCTGAGGTTGAAGAGCTATGCCACAGGATAGCTTTCGTGAACAAAGGGGAGATAATTAAAACCGGCACGGCAGATGAACTCAAAAAAATAATAAGACGCCAGACCATAACAATCAGGGCAGCGGATGCACAGCATATCGGGAAAGTCTTTGAAATTAATGGTATTGAAACTGCGGAGTATAACGGAGAAACGATATCTATCGAAATTGAAAACAGCGACGGCAGCATGCAGATGATCCTTGACTTGCTTGCGCGCAACGGAATAAAGGTGAAGGACATAACATCAAGAGGAGCAAGCCTTGAGGATATATTCATAAAAATATCGCGGGGTGAGATATGA
- a CDS encoding GAF domain-containing protein encodes MGKLKEFLENIGATRSDSPLKAISAHERDYFYHSHTTMLLEIGKAMKSTFTEPEKTLHLITSSITLILNTERSILFLLDKTSGGLRIASYNGLMNQRIVETTNINVGEGFVGDIAKHKEPAMNNRECTIITGLDVKNVIGAPIIYQDEVFGVITADSKRDGSNFTENELKLLSILANLAAIDIQSSNTHRKMKQKNERLTALCEISKAMTSTLELQKLLDLIVDKAIALTNGTSGSIMLIEEGSDILQIMSSRGLQSDVSERIKLHIGEGITGSVAQTGKPIIENDVSKNPKYVVAAREVRSELAVPMLLEDKIIGVINVDSTRLNAFTTDDEELLATLSAQATVAINNAKTFAKLSGKSR; translated from the coding sequence ATGGGAAAACTAAAAGAATTCTTAGAAAACATAGGAGCAACGAGAAGTGATTCACCGTTAAAGGCTATTTCAGCCCATGAGCGGGATTACTTTTATCACTCCCATACGACAATGCTTCTCGAAATAGGCAAGGCGATGAAAAGCACTTTTACCGAGCCTGAGAAGACATTACACCTCATTACAAGCTCAATAACCCTTATCCTGAACACCGAACGTTCTATTCTCTTCCTTCTTGATAAAACAAGCGGAGGTCTGAGAATCGCCTCGTATAACGGACTTATGAATCAGAGAATCGTTGAGACGACAAACATCAATGTTGGAGAAGGATTTGTCGGCGATATAGCAAAGCATAAAGAACCTGCTATGAACAACAGGGAATGTACAATTATTACCGGGTTAGACGTTAAAAACGTAATTGGAGCACCAATAATATATCAGGACGAAGTGTTCGGCGTTATAACTGCTGATTCAAAAAGGGATGGGAGTAACTTTACTGAAAATGAACTAAAGCTTCTGAGCATTCTCGCAAATCTCGCGGCCATAGATATACAAAGTTCAAACACCCACAGGAAGATGAAACAGAAAAATGAGAGGCTCACAGCACTTTGCGAAATAAGCAAGGCAATGACAAGCACGCTTGAACTTCAAAAGCTTCTCGACCTCATAGTTGACAAGGCAATCGCCCTTACAAACGGGACAAGCGGCTCTATCATGCTGATTGAGGAAGGAAGCGACATACTGCAGATCATGTCATCAAGGGGGCTTCAGTCTGACGTATCTGAACGGATCAAGCTGCACATCGGCGAGGGGATAACCGGCTCTGTAGCACAAACCGGAAAACCTATCATTGAAAATGATGTAAGTAAAAATCCCAAGTATGTCGTAGCCGCAAGGGAAGTCCGTTCAGAGCTGGCTGTACCGATGCTCCTTGAAGATAAAATCATAGGCGTTATCAACGTTGACAGCACTCGTCTCAATGCATTCACAACAGATGACGAGGAACTGCTTGCAACGCTTTCCGCACAGGCTACTGTTGCGATAAACAATGCGAAGACTTTCGCGAAGCTGTCAGGGAAATCCCGCTAA
- a CDS encoding methylenetetrahydrofolate reductase, with protein sequence MSLEEELKKDNFVITTQINLNQFKSPGDVLKYAESVSPFVDAIIINENLTTDMGMSSLAISHILKDTGVDIIFNFCGNSHSKRKMSSLVTTSWFLGIRNLCISENNTHLFNYKGDSEGKKGISVDEMHSVINSMSAGKAHDKMEFLIGSIIDFEEKPFEATIRHFERDIKIGATFFLTSPVYSSKIINSLTATGLAKKVKVIANINPSRTVHELEALRKHDERIVSDKLLKEIKKIRNNEEKMLKCLALMMRNIKSSVAGFNIVGTKNQIIKLFKLAGLKSRLKKNVSSVSFNPQRLNQVLEARLTLREFEKAYIMRVLKTTSGNRCKAAELLGIHRNTLMRKCDEYNIKL encoded by the coding sequence ATGTCATTAGAAGAAGAGCTCAAGAAGGATAATTTTGTCATCACAACTCAGATCAACCTCAACCAGTTTAAATCGCCGGGCGATGTTTTAAAATACGCAGAATCTGTCAGTCCATTTGTTGACGCTATCATAATAAATGAGAATCTTACCACTGACATGGGAATGTCCTCGCTTGCCATTTCGCATATATTAAAAGATACCGGAGTGGATATAATATTTAATTTTTGCGGCAATTCTCACAGCAAAAGGAAGATGTCTTCTCTTGTTACGACAAGCTGGTTTCTTGGCATACGCAATCTTTGCATCTCAGAAAACAACACGCACTTATTCAATTATAAGGGAGATTCTGAAGGCAAAAAAGGAATATCTGTGGATGAGATGCATTCTGTAATAAACAGCATGTCAGCCGGGAAGGCTCACGATAAAATGGAATTTCTTATTGGCTCGATAATAGATTTCGAGGAAAAGCCTTTTGAAGCAACCATAAGGCACTTTGAAAGAGATATTAAGATTGGCGCAACATTTTTCCTCACATCACCTGTTTACAGTTCAAAGATAATCAATTCCCTTACTGCAACAGGTCTGGCAAAAAAGGTGAAAGTCATTGCGAACATCAATCCGTCGCGGACAGTTCATGAGCTTGAAGCGCTCAGGAAACATGATGAGAGGATAGTAAGCGATAAATTGCTTAAAGAAATAAAGAAGATCCGCAACAATGAAGAGAAGATGCTGAAATGCCTTGCATTGATGATGAGAAACATCAAATCATCTGTTGCAGGTTTTAACATTGTAGGAACAAAAAATCAGATCATAAAACTGTTCAAACTCGCAGGGCTGAAATCAAGATTAAAGAAGAACGTCTCTTCTGTTTCCTTTAATCCGCAGCGGCTTAATCAGGTGCTTGAGGCGAGGCTGACATTAAGAGAATTTGAGAAGGCATACATCATGAGAGTACTAAAGACCACCAGCGGCAACAGGTGCAAGGCGGCAGAACTTCTTGGTATCCACAGGAATACTCTTATGAGAAAATGCGATGAATACAATATAAAATTATAG
- a CDS encoding nitroreductase family protein — translation MELKDAVKGRRSIRKFREKAVSKDKIEAIINDALWAPSPMNRQNWKIFVLTGKRKNELISLCSKSYEFIRPRLEKLFKPSVVEWTKKFFEDFGGAPIVLVIYYIPSGEESTGDLQGTAALIQNLLLLLHAEGLAGCWMTGPIHVSDDINSYFGVDGMELVAVIPAGYPDQTPPVPPRRGGNVEYLGFDE, via the coding sequence ATGGAACTGAAGGATGCAGTAAAAGGACGTCGGAGCATACGGAAATTCAGAGAAAAGGCCGTATCTAAAGATAAGATTGAGGCAATAATAAATGATGCGCTTTGGGCGCCTTCCCCTATGAACAGGCAGAACTGGAAAATATTCGTCCTTACAGGGAAAAGAAAAAATGAACTTATAAGTCTTTGCAGTAAGTCTTATGAATTTATCAGACCCCGTCTTGAAAAACTTTTTAAGCCATCAGTAGTTGAGTGGACAAAAAAATTCTTTGAGGATTTTGGCGGTGCTCCAATAGTTTTAGTTATATATTATATACCGTCAGGCGAGGAGAGCACCGGAGATCTTCAGGGGACAGCCGCATTGATTCAAAACCTTTTGCTCCTTCTTCATGCAGAAGGGCTTGCTGGATGCTGGATGACAGGTCCGATCCATGTAAGCGATGATATCAATTCGTATTTTGGGGTTGATGGGATGGAACTTGTTGCCGTGATTCCTGCCGGCTATCCTGACCAGACTCCGCCGGTGCCGCCAAGGAGGGGAGGAAATGTTGAATATCTGGGGTTTGACGAGTGA
- a CDS encoding 3-hydroxyacyl-CoA dehydrogenase family protein — translation MEIKKIGVAGLGIMGSGITVTAVRAGLKVIALEVTEEALANGKQSVEDYFAQSVKRGKMSVAERTEVLSRVSWTTDLRDMADSDAIIEAVNEDLSLKSRLFKRLNDVASDACIFITNTSTLSVTKIASASGRSDRVIGIHFCNPAPLMELVEIAVTPHTSKSTLAFAKELAERLGKVCVVNEDAPGHIVNVLLMPLWADAVRLYEQKIATAEDIDTVCRIGFGHPKGPLEMIDIAGTSITATVLKNLYEETGEKRQRCPRILEKMASAGMTGRKSGTGFYKYKSKGAFGTTDDDEQKEMDTGGKTDVKKLGVVGFGTMGMGIAQTVSEYGIDVVAIDTDESLLKNGIHQIEKFLARRVAKGVLTQQQANDARGCIKTSTDYFALAACDLVVEAVFEKLEVKQDVFRQIEESVRDETVIASNTSCIPLTEIAAALKKPARACGLHFFNPVPLMNIVEIVRAMQTSETTLKRVTEFAKAIGRAPVFCKDMPGFISNRLLIPYLFQAYRKFDEGLASVYDIDRSMELGAGFPMGPFMISDLIGLDVLFHIGESMYLETADRDFAPPPVLRRMIAAGYLGRKSGRGFYEY, via the coding sequence ATGGAAATAAAAAAAATCGGTGTTGCGGGGCTTGGTATTATGGGTTCCGGGATAACTGTGACAGCGGTGAGAGCAGGACTCAAAGTAATCGCTCTTGAGGTAACGGAGGAGGCTCTGGCAAACGGGAAACAAAGTGTAGAAGATTATTTTGCTCAAAGCGTGAAAAGAGGGAAGATGTCTGTGGCAGAGCGCACTGAAGTTCTTTCAAGAGTAAGCTGGACAACAGATCTAAGGGATATGGCTGATTCTGATGCCATTATTGAAGCTGTAAATGAGGATTTGAGTTTAAAAAGCCGCCTTTTTAAAAGGCTTAATGATGTGGCCTCCGATGCATGCATATTTATTACAAATACCTCGACGCTTTCAGTCACAAAGATAGCATCTGCATCTGGAAGGTCCGACCGCGTTATAGGAATACATTTCTGCAACCCTGCACCTCTCATGGAGCTTGTGGAAATCGCGGTAACACCCCATACCTCGAAAAGTACTTTAGCATTTGCGAAAGAGCTTGCAGAAAGGTTGGGGAAAGTGTGTGTAGTAAATGAAGATGCTCCTGGGCATATCGTAAATGTCCTGCTCATGCCTCTCTGGGCTGATGCTGTCAGGCTTTATGAACAGAAGATCGCAACCGCCGAAGACATTGATACTGTATGCAGGATAGGGTTCGGGCACCCCAAGGGCCCTCTTGAGATGATAGATATAGCAGGCACTTCCATAACCGCAACAGTACTCAAGAACCTTTATGAGGAGACAGGAGAAAAGCGTCAGCGCTGTCCGAGAATCCTGGAAAAGATGGCTTCAGCCGGCATGACAGGCAGAAAATCAGGGACTGGTTTTTATAAATATAAGAGCAAAGGCGCATTCGGGACTACCGATGATGATGAGCAGAAAGAAATGGATACAGGCGGTAAAACAGATGTTAAAAAACTGGGAGTTGTTGGTTTTGGCACGATGGGGATGGGGATTGCGCAGACTGTGTCTGAATACGGCATTGATGTGGTCGCCATTGACACTGATGAGTCTTTATTGAAAAACGGCATCCATCAGATAGAAAAATTCCTCGCAAGGAGGGTAGCCAAGGGGGTCCTGACACAGCAGCAGGCAAACGATGCAAGGGGATGTATCAAGACCTCGACGGATTATTTTGCTCTGGCTGCATGCGATCTGGTTGTAGAAGCTGTATTTGAAAAGCTAGAGGTTAAGCAGGATGTCTTCAGGCAGATAGAAGAGTCTGTCAGGGATGAGACGGTTATAGCTTCCAACACTTCCTGCATACCGCTTACAGAAATTGCGGCAGCGCTTAAAAAACCGGCAAGAGCGTGCGGTCTCCATTTCTTTAATCCTGTGCCGCTGATGAATATAGTGGAAATAGTACGCGCCATGCAGACTTCGGAAACAACTCTTAAAAGGGTGACGGAGTTTGCAAAGGCAATAGGGAGAGCACCTGTATTCTGCAAGGATATGCCGGGCTTTATATCTAACAGGCTTCTTATCCCATATCTTTTTCAGGCTTACAGGAAATTTGATGAAGGGCTTGCCTCTGTTTACGACATAGACCGCTCTATGGAACTTGGAGCCGGATTCCCGATGGGACCATTCATGATTTCAGATTTGATCGGTCTTGATGTGCTTTTCCATATCGGTGAGTCCATGTACCTTGAAACTGCCGACCGTGACTTTGCCCCTCCTCCAGTATTGCGCAGGATGATAGCCGCCGGCTATCTCGGCAGAAAGAGCGGAAGAGGGTTTTACGAGTATTGA